A genomic region of Zea mays cultivar B73 chromosome 6, Zm-B73-REFERENCE-NAM-5.0, whole genome shotgun sequence contains the following coding sequences:
- the LOC100193948 gene encoding uncharacterized protein isoform X2: protein MAELSTSSDGLVDEEARQQEPGQGSAEGSHGLQDTKEQDIKKGKAALVSTELLREDLVQSAVSFLKHPKVVASSDGQRRSFLVNKGLTMDEIDEAFRRLQSPSSNSASSNMCTSQERVEPEAGPVAPVVPRHPKSYMEIMEMIQRGERPDDIQDINDDPPNPDQPISEPRMAPKPKPWEKQGQGSLACDLKSLPRESDVLRSEVQHDDGTNQVTESADGANQADSLLQAGVAAGSESPGVPDDAASSLE, encoded by the exons ATGGCGGAACTATCGACATCTTCGGATGGATTGGTGGACGAAGAAGCGAGGCAGCAGGAACCAG GACAAGGAAGCGCTGAAGGTAGCCATGGTCTGCAAGACACAAAGGAGCAGGACATAAAAAAGGGAAAGGCGGCTCTTGTTTCCACTGAACTGCTGAGGGAGGATCTGGTTCAGAGTGCTGTTAGTTTTCTGAAACACCCGAAAGTAGTAGCCTCTTCAGATGGACAGAGGCGATCTTTCCTTGTAAATAAAGGACTCACCATGGATGAAATAGATGAAGCATTTCGACGTCTACAA AGCCCGTCATCGAATTCTGCGAGCTCAAATATGTGCACATCTCAAG AGAGGGTGGAACCTGAAGCTGGACCTGTGGCCCCTGTGGTACCTCGTCATCCAAAATCATATATGGAG ATCATGGAAATGATACAAAGGGGTGAGCGGCCAGACGATATACAG GATATTAACGATGACCCTCCAAATCCTGATCAACCAATCTCAGAACCTCGTATGGCACCGAAACCAAAG CCATGGGAAAAGCAAGGTCAAGGGAGTTTGGCCTGTGATTTGAAATCGCTGCCAAGGGAATCCGACGTGCTGAGGTCAGAAGTTCAGCACGACGACGGCACCAACCAGGTTACGGAGTCCGCCGATGGCGCCAACCAAGCGGACTCATTGCTGCAGGCAGGCGTAGCTGCTGGATCTGAATCTCCTGGGGTTCCAGATGACGCCGCTTCTTCGCTTGAGTAA
- the LOC100193948 gene encoding uncharacterized protein isoform X1 produces MAELSTSSDGLVDEEARQQEPGQGSAEGSHGLQDTKEQDIKKGKAALVSTELLREDLVQSAVSFLKHPKVVASSDGQRRSFLVNKGLTMDEIDEAFRRLQSPSSNSASSNMCTSQGVFDHSCRITEEIKVDRKCMNGLERVEPEAGPVAPVVPRHPKSYMEIMEMIQRGERPDDIQDINDDPPNPDQPISEPRMAPKPKPWEKQGQGSLACDLKSLPRESDVLRSEVQHDDGTNQVTESADGANQADSLLQAGVAAGSESPGVPDDAASSLE; encoded by the exons ATGGCGGAACTATCGACATCTTCGGATGGATTGGTGGACGAAGAAGCGAGGCAGCAGGAACCAG GACAAGGAAGCGCTGAAGGTAGCCATGGTCTGCAAGACACAAAGGAGCAGGACATAAAAAAGGGAAAGGCGGCTCTTGTTTCCACTGAACTGCTGAGGGAGGATCTGGTTCAGAGTGCTGTTAGTTTTCTGAAACACCCGAAAGTAGTAGCCTCTTCAGATGGACAGAGGCGATCTTTCCTTGTAAATAAAGGACTCACCATGGATGAAATAGATGAAGCATTTCGACGTCTACAA AGCCCGTCATCGAATTCTGCGAGCTCAAATATGTGCACATCTCAAG GGGTGTTTGATCATTCATGCAGGATTACTGAG GAAATTAAAGTCGATAGAAAGTGTATGAATGGTTTAG AGAGGGTGGAACCTGAAGCTGGACCTGTGGCCCCTGTGGTACCTCGTCATCCAAAATCATATATGGAG ATCATGGAAATGATACAAAGGGGTGAGCGGCCAGACGATATACAG GATATTAACGATGACCCTCCAAATCCTGATCAACCAATCTCAGAACCTCGTATGGCACCGAAACCAAAG CCATGGGAAAAGCAAGGTCAAGGGAGTTTGGCCTGTGATTTGAAATCGCTGCCAAGGGAATCCGACGTGCTGAGGTCAGAAGTTCAGCACGACGACGGCACCAACCAGGTTACGGAGTCCGCCGATGGCGCCAACCAAGCGGACTCATTGCTGCAGGCAGGCGTAGCTGCTGGATCTGAATCTCCTGGGGTTCCAGATGACGCCGCTTCTTCGCTTGAGTAA
- the LOC100193948 gene encoding uncharacterized protein LOC100193948 isoform 2 (isoform 2 is encoded by transcript variant 2), which translates to MAELSTSSDGLVDEEARQQEPGQGSAEGSHGLQDTKEQDIKKGKAALVSTELLREDLVQSAVSFLKHPKVVASSDGQRRSFLVNKGLTMDEIDEAFRRLQSPSSNSASSNMCTSQGVFDHSCRITEQEIKVDRKCMNGLERVEPEAGPVAPVVPRHPKSYMEIMEMIQRGERPDDIQDINDDPPNPDQPISEPRMAPKPKPWEKQGQGSLACDLKSLPRESDVLRSEVQHDDGTNQVTESADGANQADSLLQAGVAAGSESPGVPDDAASSLE; encoded by the exons ATGGCGGAACTATCGACATCTTCGGATGGATTGGTGGACGAAGAAGCGAGGCAGCAGGAACCAG GACAAGGAAGCGCTGAAGGTAGCCATGGTCTGCAAGACACAAAGGAGCAGGACATAAAAAAGGGAAAGGCGGCTCTTGTTTCCACTGAACTGCTGAGGGAGGATCTGGTTCAGAGTGCTGTTAGTTTTCTGAAACACCCGAAAGTAGTAGCCTCTTCAGATGGACAGAGGCGATCTTTCCTTGTAAATAAAGGACTCACCATGGATGAAATAGATGAAGCATTTCGACGTCTACAA AGCCCGTCATCGAATTCTGCGAGCTCAAATATGTGCACATCTCAAG GGGTGTTTGATCATTCATGCAGGATTACTGAG CAGGAAATTAAAGTCGATAGAAAGTGTATGAATGGTTTAG AGAGGGTGGAACCTGAAGCTGGACCTGTGGCCCCTGTGGTACCTCGTCATCCAAAATCATATATGGAG ATCATGGAAATGATACAAAGGGGTGAGCGGCCAGACGATATACAG GATATTAACGATGACCCTCCAAATCCTGATCAACCAATCTCAGAACCTCGTATGGCACCGAAACCAAAG CCATGGGAAAAGCAAGGTCAAGGGAGTTTGGCCTGTGATTTGAAATCGCTGCCAAGGGAATCCGACGTGCTGAGGTCAGAAGTTCAGCACGACGACGGCACCAACCAGGTTACGGAGTCCGCCGATGGCGCCAACCAAGCGGACTCATTGCTGCAGGCAGGCGTAGCTGCTGGATCTGAATCTCCTGGGGTTCCAGATGACGCCGCTTCTTCGCTTGAGTAA
- the LOC100193948 gene encoding uncharacterized protein LOC100193948 isoform 1 (isoform 1 is encoded by transcript variant 1), translating to MDEIDEAFRRLQSPSSNSASSNMCTSQERVEPEAGPVAPVVPRHPKSYMEIMEMIQRGERPDDIQDINDDPPNPDQPISEPRMAPKPKPWEKQGQGSLACDLKSLPRESDVLRSEVQHDDGTNQVTESADGANQADSLLQAGVAAGSESPGVPDDAASSLE from the exons ATGGATGAAATAGATGAAGCATTTCGACGTCTACAA AGCCCGTCATCGAATTCTGCGAGCTCAAATATGTGCACATCTCAAG AGAGGGTGGAACCTGAAGCTGGACCTGTGGCCCCTGTGGTACCTCGTCATCCAAAATCATATATGGAG ATCATGGAAATGATACAAAGGGGTGAGCGGCCAGACGATATACAG GATATTAACGATGACCCTCCAAATCCTGATCAACCAATCTCAGAACCTCGTATGGCACCGAAACCAAAG CCATGGGAAAAGCAAGGTCAAGGGAGTTTGGCCTGTGATTTGAAATCGCTGCCAAGGGAATCCGACGTGCTGAGGTCAGAAGTTCAGCACGACGACGGCACCAACCAGGTTACGGAGTCCGCCGATGGCGCCAACCAAGCGGACTCATTGCTGCAGGCAGGCGTAGCTGCTGGATCTGAATCTCCTGGGGTTCCAGATGACGCCGCTTCTTCGCTTGAGTAA